One Acetomicrobium sp. S15 = DSM 107314 DNA window includes the following coding sequences:
- a CDS encoding GNAT family N-acetyltransferase — MEYTFSTPRTLLRGLEREDCKIIADFYNNRELLEGFLFPHEPVFPATKAEVEGLVDYFKQGNWFALCVEHRETNKPIGFAAIKPYMTNRVSFISICLSPEFWGQGYGTEVMNALLEISFDQFNMRKACLCVCSFNERAIRSYMKVGFEVEGRLKEVVYRNGRYFDLVWMGLTKKG; from the coding sequence TTGGAATACACATTCAGCACGCCGCGCACGCTTTTGCGAGGGCTCGAAAGGGAAGACTGCAAGATCATAGCCGATTTCTACAACAATAGAGAGCTCTTGGAGGGCTTTCTCTTCCCCCACGAGCCGGTGTTCCCGGCCACTAAGGCCGAGGTCGAGGGGTTGGTGGACTATTTCAAACAGGGGAATTGGTTTGCCCTTTGCGTGGAACATCGAGAGACGAACAAGCCCATAGGCTTTGCCGCCATAAAACCCTACATGACGAACAGGGTGAGCTTCATATCCATATGCCTCTCGCCCGAGTTCTGGGGTCAGGGCTATGGCACGGAGGTCATGAATGCACTCTTAGAGATATCGTTTGACCAGTTTAACATGAGAAAAGCTTGCCTTTGTGTCTGCAGTTTCAACGAGAGGGCAATAAGGAGCTACATGAAGGTTGGATTTGAAGTCGAAGGCAGGCTCAAGGAAGTCGTATACAGGAACGGGCGATACTTCGATCTCGTTTGGATGGGGTTGACCAAAAAAGGGTAA
- a CDS encoding MoaD/ThiS family protein: MMFSVNDKNMLHLQGLETPLKDEDAIELFPPVTCD; this comes from the coding sequence GTGATGTTCTCGGTAAACGACAAAAATATGTTACACCTCCAAGGGCTCGAGACGCCGCTCAAGGATGAAGACGCTATAGAGTTATTTCCGCCTGTTACATGTGATTAG
- a CDS encoding OmpH family outer membrane protein has protein sequence MVLRKSILFLVFAACALALIGGAAFAEEKIGVLDPQEVLLNHPKFQDTQKQIQQVVQSKQNEAKMAIDATSNKDEQAKIYRTKRQEAAAEEQKLMQPLFKDIDLAIRTVAKAKGLTIVLDKNQVFFGGMDITNDVIQELKKQSATKK, from the coding sequence ATGGTTTTGCGTAAAAGTATCCTGTTTTTGGTGTTTGCGGCTTGTGCTTTGGCCTTGATCGGAGGTGCGGCTTTCGCTGAAGAAAAGATAGGGGTTCTCGATCCTCAGGAGGTTCTCCTCAATCACCCAAAATTTCAAGACACGCAAAAGCAGATCCAGCAAGTGGTCCAAAGCAAGCAAAATGAAGCCAAGATGGCTATAGATGCTACATCGAACAAGGACGAGCAAGCCAAAATTTACCGCACGAAGCGTCAAGAAGCAGCTGCTGAGGAACAGAAGTTGATGCAGCCGCTATTTAAAGACATAGACTTAGCTATCCGAACCGTTGCCAAAGCGAAGGGCTTGACGATAGTCTTGGATAAGAACCAGGTCTTCTTCGGCGGCATGGACATAACGAACGACGTAATACAGGAGCTCAAGAAGCAGTCTGCCACGAAAAAGTGA
- a CDS encoding ABC transporter ATP-binding protein, whose protein sequence is MTSSPRPILSVRDLSVRYGAIKALHGISMEVYEGEIACVIGANGAGKSTLLNAVMGMVRPESGEIYLEGKPLAKKSHQVVAQGVSLVPEGRKIFAPLTVDENLTIGAFPRKDKLQVKEDLEWVYTLFPRLKERKGQYAGTLSGGEQQMLSIGRALMSRPRVLLLDEPSLGLAPILIREIFKELARINREGVTVLLVEQNARQALMLSHRGYVLQTGRIVMHGPSADLLSNPDVKAAYLGTLKTLRG, encoded by the coding sequence ATGACCAGCTCGCCGCGGCCCATTCTGTCTGTACGAGATCTCTCCGTAAGGTACGGCGCCATCAAAGCCCTTCACGGGATTTCTATGGAGGTTTACGAAGGGGAAATAGCCTGTGTCATAGGAGCCAACGGCGCCGGCAAATCCACGCTCCTCAATGCCGTAATGGGGATGGTCCGTCCGGAATCGGGCGAAATATACTTAGAGGGTAAGCCGTTGGCGAAGAAAAGCCATCAGGTTGTGGCCCAAGGGGTATCCTTGGTGCCCGAGGGGCGCAAGATCTTCGCCCCCTTGACGGTCGACGAAAACTTGACGATAGGAGCCTTCCCAAGGAAAGACAAACTCCAGGTCAAAGAAGACCTGGAGTGGGTATATACGCTCTTCCCACGCCTGAAAGAAAGGAAAGGTCAATATGCTGGCACGCTCTCCGGCGGAGAACAGCAGATGCTCTCTATAGGAAGGGCTCTAATGTCGCGCCCAAGGGTGCTGCTCTTGGACGAGCCTTCGTTGGGGCTCGCCCCCATCCTCATCAGGGAGATCTTCAAAGAGCTCGCGCGCATCAACCGCGAAGGCGTTACCGTTCTGCTCGTGGAACAGAACGCAAGGCAAGCCCTTATGCTATCTCACAGAGGATACGTGCTACAAACCGGCCGCATCGTAATGCACGGCCCTTCAGCAGACCTGCTTTCTAACCCTGACGTAAAAGCGGCATACCTCGGTACCCTCAAGACGTTAAGAGGATAA
- a CDS encoding ABC transporter ATP-binding protein encodes MALLELVDVSKSFGGVKAVDRFSLTVEKGELVGLIGPNGAGKTTVFNIVTGLYPSEGGQILFRGEDIAPLKPHEIVPKGIARTFQNLRLFARSSALENVMTAYRKGIYSFMEALCHVGRWKKTEEEAKARGMELLDLVGIADRADQPAGTLPYGHQRRVEIARALALEPELLLLDEPAAGMNAEEVEGLNATIKRITAELGVTIVVIEHHMELVMEICPRIVCMNFGAKIAEGSPQEIQNHPGVLAAYLGEEV; translated from the coding sequence ATGGCGCTCCTTGAGCTCGTGGATGTGAGCAAGTCCTTCGGCGGTGTAAAGGCGGTAGACCGCTTTTCGCTCACGGTAGAAAAAGGCGAATTGGTGGGGCTTATAGGGCCTAACGGCGCTGGAAAGACCACCGTATTCAACATCGTAACGGGGCTTTATCCGTCAGAAGGCGGGCAGATCCTCTTTCGAGGAGAAGACATAGCGCCGCTAAAGCCGCACGAGATAGTGCCGAAGGGTATAGCTCGCACCTTTCAGAACCTGCGGTTATTTGCAAGATCTTCGGCCCTGGAAAACGTCATGACGGCCTACCGAAAGGGCATCTACTCTTTCATGGAAGCTCTGTGCCATGTGGGTAGGTGGAAGAAGACCGAAGAAGAGGCAAAAGCGCGCGGCATGGAGCTACTCGATCTCGTGGGCATAGCAGATAGGGCGGACCAACCCGCAGGCACACTTCCCTACGGTCATCAGAGAAGAGTTGAGATAGCGCGAGCGCTCGCATTAGAGCCCGAACTTCTGCTGTTGGACGAGCCCGCCGCGGGTATGAACGCAGAAGAGGTGGAAGGACTGAATGCCACGATAAAGAGGATCACCGCAGAATTGGGCGTAACTATCGTGGTAATCGAGCACCATATGGAGCTCGTCATGGAGATATGTCCTCGCATCGTATGCATGAACTTCGGAGCAAAGATAGCAGAGGGATCTCCGCAAGAGATCCAAAACCACCCTGGGGTGCTCGCCGCCTACTTGGGAGAGGAGGTTTAA
- a CDS encoding branched-chain amino acid ABC transporter permease, translating into MGVSLLTGFTGVFTLGHAAYMALGAYTAGILTVQHGAHWFLAVIAGGLLSMVVAYLIGIPTLKLMGDYYAIASIGLVESIRLILENWQSVTRGARGYPGIEGFTTLPMALAFFVVMAVAMVNLINSRYGRAFKACRDDYLAASLLGYNTAHYRVLSLAVSGFYCGIAGALLAGFMTFIQPVMFDMTKSTELTSVVVFGGLGSLSGTLLASVAITLVTELFRPISQYRMLIYGGVLVATMVLRPEGIMGSREIWGLFKKTASLRSKNQRGGIDGAP; encoded by the coding sequence ATGGGCGTATCGCTGCTCACAGGATTCACCGGGGTATTCACGCTGGGACATGCGGCTTATATGGCCCTCGGAGCCTACACCGCCGGTATATTGACCGTCCAGCATGGCGCCCACTGGTTTTTGGCCGTCATAGCCGGAGGGCTCCTATCCATGGTCGTGGCATACCTGATAGGCATTCCGACCCTCAAGCTTATGGGAGATTATTACGCCATCGCCTCCATAGGCCTCGTCGAATCGATCAGGCTCATCCTGGAAAACTGGCAGTCGGTGACGCGCGGCGCCAGGGGTTATCCGGGAATAGAGGGGTTCACCACCCTTCCGATGGCCTTGGCCTTCTTCGTAGTCATGGCCGTAGCGATGGTAAACCTCATCAACAGCCGCTACGGCAGAGCTTTCAAGGCATGTCGCGACGACTACCTCGCGGCCTCGCTCTTAGGGTACAACACGGCTCACTACAGGGTTTTAAGCCTCGCCGTATCGGGGTTTTACTGCGGCATTGCCGGCGCGCTGTTGGCCGGATTTATGACGTTCATTCAGCCTGTGATGTTTGACATGACGAAATCCACTGAACTCACCTCCGTCGTAGTTTTCGGTGGGCTAGGATCGCTCAGCGGCACGCTTCTGGCTTCTGTAGCGATAACTCTCGTGACCGAACTGTTCCGCCCCATATCGCAATACCGCATGCTCATATACGGAGGAGTTCTTGTGGCAACCATGGTCTTGAGGCCCGAAGGGATCATGGGTTCCAGGGAGATATGGGGGCTCTTTAAAAAGACCGCATCCCTGCGCTCCAAAAACCAAAGAGGTGGCATCGATGGCGCTCCTTGA
- a CDS encoding branched-chain amino acid ABC transporter permease, producing METLVQQLINGASLGSVYALIAVGYSLVYSILLFSNFAHGGFLVIGGYICYYALRSLGNNIWIAGGLSLLGAGLSAVLTERIAYKPIRERTNITLYLLIASLGMSIVIENIFVIVVGGRFRALPPVIPTDPVHLFGLTTTSAFDLLSLAVAVIFLAALQFFIAKSKWGLAIRAAAFDLKTAGLMGINVNMLISIVFFVAGMLAAVGGIFLSVRYTLYPQLGAITIKAFVAAVVGGLGSLPGAVIGSLILGLAEMLTAGFVSSQLRDLVVFSLLVITLLVKPTGLFGKKPLEKV from the coding sequence TTGGAAACGCTGGTCCAGCAGCTTATAAACGGCGCGTCTTTGGGTTCCGTATACGCTCTCATAGCTGTGGGGTATTCCTTGGTATATTCAATACTCTTGTTTTCGAACTTCGCTCACGGAGGCTTCCTCGTCATAGGCGGATATATCTGCTACTACGCATTGAGAAGTTTGGGAAACAACATATGGATCGCCGGCGGTCTTTCCCTCCTCGGAGCCGGCCTTTCCGCTGTTCTGACCGAGAGGATAGCTTACAAGCCGATCAGAGAGCGCACGAACATCACCTTATATCTCCTGATAGCGTCGCTGGGCATGAGCATCGTCATAGAAAACATCTTCGTCATCGTGGTGGGTGGACGTTTCAGGGCTCTACCGCCCGTGATACCGACCGATCCGGTTCACCTCTTCGGTCTTACCACGACGAGCGCTTTCGATCTGCTATCCCTCGCCGTGGCTGTGATCTTCCTCGCCGCGCTTCAGTTTTTCATTGCGAAGAGCAAGTGGGGGCTCGCCATAAGAGCCGCTGCCTTTGACCTTAAAACGGCTGGGCTTATGGGGATAAACGTGAACATGCTCATATCCATCGTCTTTTTCGTGGCTGGTATGCTGGCCGCCGTGGGAGGCATATTCCTCTCCGTCCGCTACACGCTGTATCCGCAGTTAGGGGCTATCACGATAAAGGCCTTCGTCGCTGCCGTAGTCGGCGGACTCGGATCTCTCCCCGGCGCGGTAATAGGGAGTCTCATATTGGGCCTCGCAGAGATGTTGACGGCCGGTTTCGTATCGAGCCAACTGCGCGATTTGGTGGTCTTTTCTCTCTTGGTCATAACGCTTCTCGTCAAACCAACCGGGCTGTTCGGGAAAAAGCCGCTGGAAAAGGTTTAA